A region of the Candidatus Binataceae bacterium genome:
GTCATTGGCGAAATCCTGCCCCTGGAACGGGGCGCAGCGAGCATTGCTGGATAGCCGCAAGGCGCGCCGCAGGCTAGGCAAAAACACATAGGACTCCGGTAGTCGATCGGGATCGTCCCAAGTAAAATTGACCGCTGTGATGTACTTGATCTGTTCGGGGGCCAGTTGCTCGGCCTCGCCGCTCAAGTATACGTCGGTATTCGCCACGTTCATCGGATAACCGGCATCGGTGTTATGCAGCCACTGAAAGGTAACTACCAGGGCCAGCAGATCGGCCTCGTTGCCGTAGTGGTCGATATCAATCACCTGAATCTGATTATTTACCTGAATCGCCGGAGTGTGTTGAAAATAGACGTCGTAGACCAGTTTGTAGCCGGCTAGTGGATCGTCGGCTTTCAAATCCGGGAATGGTAGCCCCGCGACGTAACCTTTGAGGGTATAGCTGCCATTAGGCACTTTGACCAACTGAACTTGCTTCGCGTACTTTTCGGTCGCATCCCAATACGCCTTAGGCAGTGGGTAGTGGAGGGTGGGGCCGACGATCGCTTGCGCCCGACTCGGCCATCCAGATACTGGGCTGGTAGACATGAACATATGCTTAAGCGGCTCGCCCATATATTGCGAATACTGTTGCCAGTTTTGCTGGGTAATCACCGTACCCAGCGGGATCGGCTGCTGCGGGTCCGCTCCCCAGACGCGCGGACCGATCATCATTGCAACAGCCAGGATACTCGCGATTGCGGTAATGCGTTTACGCATTGCTCCGACTCCTCGTTGGCGGGTTACAATAACGTCCTCTGTCATCCCCTCGTGGCCGGCAGGCCTTGGATCGCGCAGGCCCCCGCCCGCCGATCCAAGCGAACCTATACCTAGCGATTTTGCCGAAAAATTGCCAGCGCTCTAAAGCCGTTACCTGACCTCAACCCCAAACCAGGGCCGGCATCAAGATAAGCCACCGCAGCGACCATTTACGGAGTCGAATTTTACAATCGTTCGCGCTTTTATTTCGCTAGTTGTCGCTGTTGAGAATAGGCATGAGCCATTGGAGCGATTAGCGCGGCCACATTCAATAGTTGAACGATGCGCCTGCGGCGTTTCAATTAAGGCGCCTCTCTATCGAGGCTCCTCTCTGAGGGCGGCGGGGCTTTACGCTCGGGTCTGCCCTGCCCCTGCCGACAGTCTCAATTGCCTGACCAGCCACCCCCCCGGTATCAGCGAAATTGCCAATTCGACCAAGCCCAGCCGGCGCTGATAGTGAGTTGCAACTGAGCCTTAGGCCGGACTGACAGGCTTTTGAAGACCCATGACGATCGCTCAGGGCCAATCAAGCCACGCTTAATGCGAATGAAAATTAGCGTTGGACCGAAACTTTGTCGAATTGCTCGTGCTTGAACGATTCCGCGCTAGTGCCTTACGGCCTACGGGCGTGCGACAAGTCCCGATAAACCAAGCCCCAGCGCACCCCTTGATCGCTGGCAACCAGCTCGTCTTGTGCGAACCATGCCAGCGCGCGCTCAAGGATCAGGCCGCCGGCGCAAATTACGTCGGCACGCCCCTCGACCATTGTCGGCAGTTGTCGGCGTTGTTCGGTGGTGAGGCTGAGCAGTCTGGCCACTGTGGTTTGGATTTGCGCACGGCTGAGTACGGCGCCATGCACCCGTGCGCCATCGTAGCTGGTCAAGCCCAGCGCCAAGGCGGCGATAGTGGTGACGGTGCCGGCTACGCCTACCGTCGTGGGCAGAGTTATTTTGGGCCAGCCCAGCGTAGCGAGCTGAGAATCGACCGCGGCGATCAGCGCCTGGCGTTCTTCCTCAGTTGGAGGATCATGACGCACCAGCCGCTCGGTCAGACGCACGGAACCGATCGGCAGGCTGGCTAGGCGCAGGGGCTGACCCGGCTGGGAGGCGATAAATTCGGTCGAACCACCGCCAATATCGATGATCAGCAATGGCGCCTGGGGCGAGAGATGCAAGCCGTCCAGCGCGGCCTGATAGTTGAGTGCGGCTTCTTCCTCGCCAGAAATCACATTAAGTTCGACAGCGCAGCGCGCGCGTACCCGCGCGATAAACTGGGCTCCGTCGCGAGCTTCGCGCAGGGCGCTGGTAGCGGCGGTCAGAAACCGGCGCGCACCTAGGGCACGAGCCTGCTCGACGAACTCCGCGATGGTATCCAAGGTGCGTGCAGCGGCGTCAGAATCGAGCGCGCCGGTACGCTCCACCCCGGCGCCCAGGCGCGTGATTCGTGCCAGATCGGCCAGCGGTACGATCGTGTCGTTGGGATCAGCCTGGACCACCAGCATCAACACCGTATTGGTGCCGACGTCCAGCGCCGCAAGCTTCATTTTCAGGCCGCTGCCGGTGCGCCCGGCGCCAAGTCGTGGAGGCCAATAAACTCGTCCATCGCTGCCAGCGCACGGTTGGCCAGCTCGATTTTCTTGGCCCGCCCGCGCGCCGCGCCAGGCAATTCGGGCATCAGGCCGAAATTGGCATTCATCGGTTGGAACTCATGCCGGCTGGAATCGGTGATATATGCCACCAGCGAGCCCAGGGCGGTCTGAACTGGTGGCACCAACAGCGGGCGGCCAGCGAGCATTCGCGCGGCGTTGAGCGCGGCCAGGAGGCCCGCGGCGGCCGACTCGACGTAGCCTTCCACGCCCACCATCTGTCCGGCCACGAACAAATCAGGCCGCGCGCGCAGAGCTAGAGTCGGCGCCAGCACGCGCGGCGAATCGATGAAAGTATTGCGATGGAGCGACCCCAGCCGCACGAACTCGGCCCGCTCCAGGCCGGGAATCAGACGCAGTACCCGGCGCTGCTCGGGATAGGTCATCTTGGTCTGGAAGCCGACAAGGTTGTAGAGCCGCCCCGCGCGATCGTCCTGGCGCAGTTGCACTACCGCCGCCGGCCGCGGACCGCCGCGCGGATCGCTCAGGCCCACCGGACGCATCGGCCCGAACGCCAAGGTGCGCGGGCCGCGCCGCGCCATCTCCTCGATCGGCATGCAACCCTCGAAATAGATCGGCCGTTCGAAGGGATGGGCTGCCATTTTTTCCGCCCCCATCAGCGCCTCGACGAAGCGCCGGTACTGCTCCTCGGTAAGTGGGCAATTAATATAATCATCGCCTCCCTTGCCGTAGCGCGAGGCGCGAAAGGCCACGCTCATGTCGATCGAATCGGCGGTCACGATGGGCGCGATGGCGTCATAGAAGTAGAGGTAGCGGCCCCCCATCAACGCACCTAGAGCAGCGGCCAGCGCGGGCGCGGTCAGCGGGCCGGTAGCCAGGATGGTGGGGCCGGCGGGCAGCGCGGTGACTTCCTGGCGGACAATCTGGATCTGCGGTTGGTCGCAAAGGACCTCAGTCAGATAGTTGGCGAAGCGCTCCCGATCAACCGCCAGGGCCGCCCCGGCCGGGACCCGTGCGTGCGCCGCCGCGGCCATCACCACCGAACCTAGCCGGCGCATCTCTTCCTTGAGCACGCCCACCGCGGTTTCCAGCGAATCGTTACGCAGCGAATTGGAGCACACCAGCTCCCCAAACAGGCCGGTCTGATGGGCCTCGGTCTGGCGACCGGGGCGCATCTCGTAAAGCCGCACCCGCACCCCGCGCCGCGCGAGCTGGTAGGCTGCTTCGCTGCCCGCCAAGCCGGCCCCAATTACGCTGACAAGCGGCTCCCTCATACCACTAGCGCGAACTTCGCAAATCGACCGGCCGCTCCTCAGGCCTGTGGCGCCACGGCGCTATCGCCGGCCCCCTCGGTGTTGGCAGGCGGCGCGGCGACGACGTAGTCGCATTCTTCCTTGGGACAGACCCAGGTGGTGCCGTTGCGTTTGCTGACCTTCTCGACCAAATAGGGCGAGCCGCATTGCGGACAGGGCTGTGAGACAACCTTGTTCCAACTGGCGAAGCGACACTTGGGATAGCGGTTGCAGCCATAGAAGAGCTTGCCCCGTTTGCTGCGCCGCTCCAGCAATTCACCCTCGTGGCAATCCGGGCAACTCACGCCGGTCTTGACCGGCTCGCTGCTGAGCTTCTTGATCCCATTACATTCAGGATATCCCGAACAGCCCAGGAACTCGCCAAAGCGCGAGCGGCGGCGCACCATCGGCTTGCCGCATTTCTCGCACACCTGGTCGCTGAGCGCGGGCGTAGCCGAGGCCTTGAGCTGGATATTACCCTGCTCGTCGCGGGTGAATTCGCTGGTGTTGGAGCACTTGGGATAGTTGGCGCACGCCAGGAACTCGCCGTTGCGACCCCATTTAATCACCATGTCGCCGCCGTCCAGCTCGCATTTGAGCCCGCTGGGCAGTCCCTTGCCCTTCACCTGCGGCATCTTCTTGCGCGCCTCGCCCAGCCGCTTTTCGAACGGGCGATAAAACCGTTTGAGCGCTTTGACCCAGTTTTCCTTGCCCTCTTCGACTTGGTCCAGCTCCTCCTCCAGATGGGCGGTAAAGCCGACCTCGACGATATCGGGAAAAGCCGCCAGCAACAGGTCGGTGACAGTGCGGCCCAGCGAGGTTGGACGCAAACGCTTGCTCTCGTCCTCGTCCACATACTCGCGGTTGAGAATGCTGGTCATGATAGCGGCGTAGGTGGACGGCCGCCCGATGCCGTT
Encoded here:
- a CDS encoding DUF1329 domain-containing protein — encoded protein: MRKRITAIASILAVAMMIGPRVWGADPQQPIPLGTVITQQNWQQYSQYMGEPLKHMFMSTSPVSGWPSRAQAIVGPTLHYPLPKAYWDATEKYAKQVQLVKVPNGSYTLKGYVAGLPFPDLKADDPLAGYKLVYDVYFQHTPAIQVNNQIQVIDIDHYGNEADLLALVVTFQWLHNTDAGYPMNVANTDVYLSGEAEQLAPEQIKYITAVNFTWDDPDRLPESYVFLPSLRRALRLSSNARCAPFQGQDFANDDITPVPLPPTWFKAQFLGKQKLLSFIFKPDEKTRELSKDRGNWDKDKGNYIPKASVFGASWQLRDTYVLAMQRLPQYTHGYCYADRRHYLDAEQAEALGWCNWDQNDKFYRDMVVFAMPEKYKNSDGWYVWGNVWAHDGCDYQTDHCSQLLPAIGGNYMNQDTPPQFQNRTLYGTPGGLQQIMR
- the trmFO gene encoding methylenetetrahydrofolate--tRNA-(uracil(54)-C(5))-methyltransferase (FADH(2)-oxidizing) TrmFO, translating into MREPLVSVIGAGLAGSEAAYQLARRGVRVRLYEMRPGRQTEAHQTGLFGELVCSNSLRNDSLETAVGVLKEEMRRLGSVVMAAAAHARVPAGAALAVDRERFANYLTEVLCDQPQIQIVRQEVTALPAGPTILATGPLTAPALAAALGALMGGRYLYFYDAIAPIVTADSIDMSVAFRASRYGKGGDDYINCPLTEEQYRRFVEALMGAEKMAAHPFERPIYFEGCMPIEEMARRGPRTLAFGPMRPVGLSDPRGGPRPAAVVQLRQDDRAGRLYNLVGFQTKMTYPEQRRVLRLIPGLERAEFVRLGSLHRNTFIDSPRVLAPTLALRARPDLFVAGQMVGVEGYVESAAAGLLAALNAARMLAGRPLLVPPVQTALGSLVAYITDSSRHEFQPMNANFGLMPELPGAARGRAKKIELANRALAAMDEFIGLHDLAPGAPAAA
- a CDS encoding Ppx/GppA phosphatase family protein; translated protein: MKLAALDVGTNTVLMLVVQADPNDTIVPLADLARITRLGAGVERTGALDSDAAARTLDTIAEFVEQARALGARRFLTAATSALREARDGAQFIARVRARCAVELNVISGEEEAALNYQAALDGLHLSPQAPLLIIDIGGGSTEFIASQPGQPLRLASLPIGSVRLTERLVRHDPPTEEERQALIAAVDSQLATLGWPKITLPTTVGVAGTVTTIAALALGLTSYDGARVHGAVLSRAQIQTTVARLLSLTTEQRRQLPTMVEGRADVICAGGLILERALAWFAQDELVASDQGVRWGLVYRDLSHARRP